The Aethina tumida isolate Nest 87 chromosome 6, icAetTumi1.1, whole genome shotgun sequence nucleotide sequence TTACTAACTGTGACTACCGCGTTTGAACTACGGTGAATCCTAACTAATTTTGACGTTTAAATGTAACCTCAGGTGTTGTTTTGAATCCAGAACGTGGAATAAAATGAAGCAATTTTCAACGCATGAATCGGTCAGTTTAGAAAAATCGGTTGAATTAAATACGGATTTGGTGCAAACCGATGAAACCGAACTGGAAAACGTGTATGAAATCAACAAATGTTCGCAATGGATCAAAGAGAACAATTTCAAAAAGGTGTGGGcagtttcttttattaaattcttaataaatcgTTATTGTTTAGGTTTGTTTACAATTCCCGGATTTTCTGTTGCCTGATTCCAGCGAAGTCGCATTGAAATTGCAAGAAATTTTAGGCCaaactgtttatattttaggaGATACTGCTTACGAAAGGTTGTAAACAATCTATTATATAagcaaattgattaaaatttattttttcagttgttGTATAGATTATGTAGCTGCTGCTCATATAAATGCGGACGCTATAATTCACTATGGACCAATATGCTTTTCCAAAACTTCAGCAAACATTCCATCCTTGAATGTTTATGAGAAACACAACTTAAACCTTGACATTTTTCATAAAGCTGTAGATAATTTTACAGAGGAAGCAGTGCTTTTAGTAGACACTCCTTATATTCATCATATTAaagatattagttttaatgggAAGATTAAAAGAATTGATGAAGAGTTTGATGTGAAAAACCAAGATGTAATTTACCTAGGAGAGAATGATAGAAAAGTTTTGAACATTTCTCTAACTTCACAATGTAAGTTTTGCCAATTTATTAGTAACaaacataacattttattatttcagcaaaaactttaaactatTACAACCCAAAGACTAAGAAACttacattatataaaactgaCTCAAAGATCCTAAAGCGCCGATATTTCCTAACGGAAAAAATCAAAGACAGTAAAACAGTTGGAATAGTCATAGGAACACTAGcagttaaaaactatttaaaggtGATAGAGAGAATGA carries:
- the LOC109600194 gene encoding 2-(3-amino-3-carboxypropyl)histidine synthase subunit 2, whose product is MKQFSTHESVSLEKSVELNTDLVQTDETELENVYEINKCSQWIKENNFKKVCLQFPDFLLPDSSEVALKLQEILGQTVYILGDTAYESCCIDYVAAAHINADAIIHYGPICFSKTSANIPSLNVYEKHNLNLDIFHKAVDNFTEEAVLLVDTPYIHHIKDISFNGKIKRIDEEFDVKNQDVIYLGENDRKVLNISLTSQSKTLNYYNPKTKKLTLYKTDSKILKRRYFLTEKIKDSKTVGIVIGTLAVKNYLKVIERMKKLLTLSNKKYYLISVGKPTVAKLANFPEMDVYVIITCAMNEIYESRDYYKPLVTPFDVEIALNSNAKDVNFSYDYNSFINASDLDNLKVDLNEDVSLLTGNLRSNRTDDEKLEENSAIVKKEGSVVEYGAGFLQNRTWRGLEQNLGQTEVKLAEEGRRGIAGGYNNEQV